Proteins co-encoded in one Gracilimonas sediminicola genomic window:
- a CDS encoding PAS domain S-box protein: MIEKEKNVEIFRALPVPTALINIDDPAFTIVAVNDALKKVSSRQEKDIVGKSFTDAYQNSCENHKFSGFQMVLSSFRKALETEQIQKIPKIRYDITTDKGKPQLTYWEFTVAPYYDNEDRLAYLLCTASDITDNVLIEEQKDIILNHTEGSFILTNENLEILLCNDQFAQNYKEIFGIEVQKGVSILEYALPERRKEIEVIYDRVLSGETIELELPVPIKAGGYRYFNVIYKPAKRSNDDIFGAFITLREITSEKKAKQSLEEKEARFRSLVEQGGDVVVILDSDGDPKYVTPSVEPVFGYKPEEAQDINVTDVTHPEDFHLVKKAILKAMENPGKSVKVPPVRMRQRDGSWRWYETSITDLRHEPSVAGIVDNIRDVHEQVLTEKLLERSKEKYESLVRSVEGVIWEAKADTFEFTYISPQSEHIFGYTAEEWINNSNFWEKNIHPEDREKSVAYCQSQTKKGFNHDFEYRFKKASGEYIWVRDVVTVITKNDEPDLLRGLMIDINEQKRLINLMEETYQIAKIGNWELDLQQEKLFWSPFIKELHDVPADYEPDLETAIEFYEEGESRNEIQKAVDNAIERNESFDVELTIITAKGNKKWIRAVGTPEQANGECIRVFGSTQDITDRKIAEDKLKKAEEKYRNVVEHSTNMFYTHGVDGVLNYVSPQSDYFLGYEPEEAKKRWTEFITDHPINQKGVAITQKAIDTGETQPPYELQLRTGKDEIIWVEVNEAPLVVNGETVSIVGSLTDITERKKYEEKLQNSLERYHYVSKATRDAIYDWDAEKDTIHWGDGLYSLFGYKPSDIDASVNRWIDLIHPDDVEEVREALKFTLKDVSMNHWAYEYRLKKANGDYAHVRENGYIKRNEDGWATRMIGAIQDITEEVFSKEEIQASLSEKETLLSEIHHRVKNNLAVVSGMIQLQAYDTENADLQAKLFDSVVRIKTMATVHELLYQSQSFSKLEFSDTLQKLVENISDTLRSNTYIETTIDCEPIKLNINQAIPASLIVNEVITNIYKHAFKGREKGNVAFKLDKKNEHINIQIKDDGVGFPEGFDLDVNTSLGFHLIRVLSEQINATYKYENGTSGTLFELSFRKQSNKGIGNRHLK; the protein is encoded by the coding sequence ATGATAGAAAAAGAAAAAAACGTTGAGATCTTTAGGGCACTGCCTGTTCCCACGGCCCTTATAAACATTGATGATCCGGCTTTTACCATTGTGGCTGTAAACGATGCCTTGAAAAAAGTTTCGAGCCGGCAAGAGAAAGATATCGTTGGAAAATCTTTTACTGATGCTTATCAAAATAGTTGTGAGAATCATAAGTTTTCCGGTTTCCAAATGGTCTTGTCATCATTTCGAAAAGCCCTTGAAACCGAACAAATACAGAAGATCCCAAAAATCCGGTACGATATTACCACTGATAAGGGTAAGCCTCAGCTTACATACTGGGAATTTACTGTAGCTCCATATTATGATAACGAAGATCGTTTAGCCTATTTGCTTTGTACAGCCTCAGACATTACCGACAATGTGTTGATTGAGGAACAGAAAGACATCATCCTCAACCACACCGAAGGAAGCTTCATTTTAACCAATGAGAATTTAGAAATACTGCTATGTAATGATCAATTTGCCCAAAATTATAAGGAAATTTTCGGTATAGAGGTTCAAAAAGGGGTTTCAATACTTGAGTATGCGCTACCTGAAAGAAGAAAAGAGATTGAAGTAATATATGACCGAGTCCTTAGTGGAGAAACCATTGAATTAGAACTCCCGGTACCAATTAAGGCCGGTGGTTACAGGTATTTCAATGTGATTTATAAACCGGCAAAACGTTCCAATGATGATATTTTTGGGGCATTTATAACACTACGAGAAATTACTTCTGAGAAAAAGGCCAAGCAGAGTTTAGAAGAAAAGGAAGCTCGATTTCGATCCCTTGTTGAACAAGGCGGTGACGTAGTAGTAATTCTTGACAGTGATGGAGATCCTAAATATGTAACCCCTTCCGTTGAGCCTGTTTTTGGCTACAAGCCGGAAGAAGCACAAGATATAAATGTAACCGATGTTACCCATCCTGAAGACTTTCATTTGGTGAAAAAAGCCATTCTGAAAGCAATGGAAAACCCCGGAAAAAGTGTGAAAGTCCCTCCTGTTCGGATGCGGCAAAGAGACGGAAGCTGGAGGTGGTACGAAACATCGATTACCGACCTGAGACATGAACCCTCAGTTGCCGGTATTGTCGATAATATCAGAGATGTCCATGAGCAGGTACTGACTGAAAAACTACTCGAACGATCCAAGGAGAAGTATGAATCGTTGGTAAGAAGTGTTGAAGGTGTTATTTGGGAAGCTAAAGCCGACACCTTTGAGTTTACCTATATCAGTCCGCAGTCGGAACATATATTTGGGTATACTGCTGAGGAATGGATCAACAACTCCAATTTTTGGGAAAAGAATATTCACCCCGAAGACCGAGAGAAATCCGTAGCATACTGCCAGAGCCAGACCAAAAAAGGATTCAATCACGACTTTGAATATCGATTCAAAAAAGCCTCGGGCGAGTATATCTGGGTTAGGGATGTGGTTACCGTAATCACGAAGAATGACGAGCCGGATTTACTGCGTGGGTTAATGATTGATATAAATGAGCAAAAAAGGCTCATCAATCTGATGGAAGAAACTTATCAGATTGCCAAAATTGGAAATTGGGAACTTGATTTACAGCAGGAAAAATTGTTCTGGTCACCGTTTATTAAAGAACTTCACGATGTGCCAGCAGACTATGAACCTGATCTGGAAACAGCGATTGAATTTTATGAGGAAGGTGAAAGTAGAAATGAAATTCAAAAAGCTGTAGATAATGCTATCGAACGCAATGAATCATTCGATGTTGAGCTGACCATAATTACAGCCAAGGGCAACAAAAAGTGGATCCGTGCTGTAGGAACTCCTGAACAAGCCAATGGCGAATGTATCCGGGTTTTTGGGAGTACCCAAGACATTACCGATCGCAAAATAGCAGAGGATAAACTTAAGAAAGCAGAAGAGAAATACAGAAACGTTGTTGAGCACAGCACTAATATGTTCTATACCCATGGTGTTGATGGGGTTCTAAACTACGTGAGCCCTCAATCGGACTATTTTCTGGGGTATGAACCGGAAGAAGCCAAAAAGCGATGGACGGAATTCATCACCGATCATCCTATCAATCAAAAAGGAGTGGCAATAACACAAAAAGCTATTGACACGGGTGAAACACAACCGCCTTACGAACTTCAGTTAAGGACAGGCAAAGATGAGATTATTTGGGTTGAAGTAAACGAAGCTCCTTTGGTAGTTAATGGGGAAACGGTATCCATTGTTGGATCTCTTACAGATATAACTGAGCGTAAGAAGTATGAGGAAAAACTCCAGAATAGCCTGGAGCGATACCATTATGTTTCCAAAGCTACCCGCGATGCCATTTATGACTGGGATGCAGAGAAAGATACCATTCACTGGGGAGATGGCTTGTACTCCCTGTTTGGGTACAAACCTTCGGATATTGACGCCTCTGTTAACCGATGGATCGACCTGATTCACCCCGACGATGTAGAGGAAGTTCGGGAGGCCTTAAAGTTTACCCTTAAGGATGTATCCATGAATCATTGGGCTTATGAATATCGGCTGAAGAAAGCGAATGGAGACTATGCGCATGTAAGAGAAAACGGGTACATCAAAAGAAATGAAGACGGATGGGCCACCCGGATGATTGGGGCTATTCAGGACATTACCGAAGAAGTTTTTTCAAAAGAAGAAATTCAGGCCTCCCTCTCTGAAAAAGAAACATTGCTTTCAGAAATCCATCATCGTGTAAAAAATAATTTAGCCGTTGTTTCCGGGATGATTCAACTGCAGGCCTATGATACCGAAAACGCTGATTTACAAGCTAAGCTGTTTGACAGCGTGGTTCGCATTAAAACCATGGCCACGGTACATGAACTGCTGTACCAGTCTCAAAGCTTTTCCAAGCTTGAATTCTCTGATACCCTCCAAAAACTTGTGGAGAATATATCCGACACCCTGCGCTCCAATACCTATATCGAAACAACCATAGACTGTGAACCTATTAAATTGAATATAAATCAGGCTATCCCCGCTTCATTGATAGTAAATGAAGTGATCACTAATATTTACAAACACGCTTTTAAAGGACGTGAAAAAGGGAATGTGGCGTTTAAGCTGGACAAAAAGAACGAGCATATAAATATTCAGATAAAAGATGACGGTGTAGGATTTCCCGAGGGTTTTGACTTAGATGTAAACACCTCTTTGGGCTTTCATCTGATACGGGTCTTAAGCGAGCAAATCAATGCCACTTACAAGTACGAGAATGGAACTTCCGGAACTCTTTTTGAATTATCATTCCGAAAACAAAGCAATAAAGGCATAGGAAACAGGCATCTTAAATAA
- a CDS encoding PAS domain-containing sensor histidine kinase — MVSTSYSHQILDNIPNSVFVINVHANGLFSIKDVNKAQLAFINKERDEIVGKYTHEIFPAEVANHLKNVYQRCVNEGKRISYEEKINLPDKGERYYLTTLTPLNDDDGSIASLVGTSIDITEQKLTEQSLRKSEEQYRGFVQNSTEGIYLFEFEKPIDTSLPPLEQVSMFFKHGYLAACNEAMAEMYGYNDSSEIVGKRLEFFFGSEKSEHSIEYFKNIIDSNYNIKDALSIELDKDGNTKYFFNNISGIVENGALTRVWATQKDVTTEKAAERKLQESLAEKNTLLSEIHHRVKNNLAVVSGMMQLQAYEADNDSLKEKLYDSVVRIKTMATVHELLYQSQSFSKLEFSDTLTRLVENISETLQTTTNVEVDIDCELIHLNINQAIPASLIVNEVLTNTYKHAFPDKEEGNISFTLSERDKLIRIEITDNGIGFPTDKNLEQGTLGVHLIDVLSQQIEASYEYENNKEGNGTSFSMSFKRTDSSEIADHQLS; from the coding sequence ATGGTTTCAACCTCATACAGTCATCAAATACTGGATAACATCCCCAATAGTGTTTTTGTTATCAATGTACATGCCAACGGATTATTCAGCATCAAGGATGTAAACAAAGCTCAACTGGCCTTCATCAATAAAGAGAGAGATGAAATTGTGGGTAAATACACCCACGAAATATTTCCAGCCGAGGTCGCTAATCACCTTAAGAACGTGTACCAAAGGTGCGTGAATGAAGGTAAAAGAATCTCATACGAAGAGAAGATAAACTTGCCGGATAAGGGAGAACGTTATTATTTGACCACTCTGACTCCGCTGAATGATGACGATGGTAGTATAGCAAGTCTTGTAGGTACATCCATAGACATTACCGAACAAAAGCTCACGGAACAGTCGTTACGGAAAAGTGAGGAACAATATCGCGGCTTTGTACAGAACAGTACAGAGGGCATTTATTTGTTCGAGTTTGAAAAACCCATCGATACTTCACTCCCTCCTCTTGAACAAGTATCTATGTTTTTTAAACATGGATACCTGGCTGCCTGTAACGAGGCCATGGCAGAAATGTACGGCTATAATGACAGCAGTGAAATTGTTGGGAAGAGACTGGAATTCTTCTTTGGCAGTGAAAAAAGTGAGCACAGTATTGAGTATTTCAAAAATATTATAGACTCAAATTACAACATTAAGGATGCACTGAGTATTGAGTTAGATAAGGACGGAAATACAAAATACTTCTTTAACAATATTTCCGGCATCGTTGAAAATGGAGCACTGACCCGGGTTTGGGCTACCCAAAAAGATGTGACAACAGAAAAGGCGGCTGAAAGAAAGCTGCAAGAATCGTTGGCGGAGAAGAATACGTTGCTCTCCGAAATTCATCACAGGGTGAAGAATAATCTGGCTGTTGTTTCCGGTATGATGCAACTACAGGCTTATGAAGCTGATAATGACAGCCTGAAAGAGAAATTGTACGACAGTGTAGTTCGGATAAAAACCATGGCAACGGTTCACGAATTGTTGTACCAGTCACAAAGTTTTTCAAAGCTGGAGTTTTCGGATACACTGACCAGACTGGTGGAGAACATTTCAGAGACCCTGCAAACAACAACAAATGTAGAGGTGGATATCGATTGCGAACTCATCCACCTCAACATCAATCAGGCTATTCCCGCCTCTCTCATTGTAAATGAGGTATTGACGAATACTTACAAACACGCATTCCCTGACAAAGAGGAAGGTAATATTAGTTTTACTCTATCGGAAAGGGATAAACTTATCCGGATTGAAATAACGGACAATGGCATTGGCTTCCCTACCGATAAGAATTTAGAACAGGGCACTTTGGGCGTACACTTAATCGATGTACTCAGCCAGCAAATTGAAGCCAGCTACGAATACGAAAACAATAAAGAAGGAAACGGAACCTCCTTCTCCATGTCATTTAAACGAACTGACTCATCAGAAATAGCTGATCACCAGCTTTCGTAG
- a CDS encoding alkaline phosphatase — MKKFLFLSVLLIISTSCQNPDNSENTEIMPVATSDSEIPELLPLVEGKTVKNIIFLIGDGTGLAQITSGQYALVGPDGLLHMQTMPVTGFVKTHSSDNLITDSASGATAYSCGLKTYNGAIAVNPDKEACKTILELAEEMGLSTGLIATSSITHATPASFASHVESRSMEEEIAVQLLNSGAEVMLGGGFEFFSSQYRSDSLDLITQAEEAGYQLLRNKEELDNSEAEMLLGLFANDGLERAETEPSTSAMTTKALDILSRNEDGFFLMIEGSQIDWGGHGNNTDYVLNEVEDFDAAVKTALDFARQDGETLVVLTADHETGGMTLQRQRAEGDSLEIYWTTGYHTGIPVPLMAYGPQATEFMGWRDNTYVGKRMAELLNLGSLPQMK; from the coding sequence ATGAAGAAGTTTTTATTTCTATCCGTACTGTTAATCATTTCAACTTCCTGCCAGAACCCAGATAATTCTGAGAATACCGAAATTATGCCGGTTGCGACCTCAGATTCAGAAATACCGGAACTCTTACCGCTGGTAGAAGGGAAGACGGTTAAGAACATCATCTTCTTAATCGGAGACGGTACCGGATTGGCACAAATCACATCCGGTCAATATGCTTTGGTCGGTCCGGACGGGTTGTTGCATATGCAAACGATGCCGGTAACGGGATTTGTAAAAACACACTCTTCGGATAATTTAATTACGGATTCCGCTTCAGGGGCAACGGCCTATTCTTGCGGACTGAAAACTTATAACGGAGCTATAGCCGTAAACCCGGATAAAGAAGCTTGTAAGACAATTTTAGAATTAGCGGAAGAAATGGGCTTGAGCACCGGTTTAATAGCCACTTCCTCTATAACCCATGCTACGCCGGCCAGTTTTGCCTCTCATGTAGAAAGCCGAAGTATGGAAGAAGAAATAGCGGTTCAGTTGCTGAATTCCGGAGCTGAAGTAATGCTGGGCGGAGGGTTCGAGTTCTTTTCCTCACAATATCGCAGTGACTCTTTGGATCTGATCACACAAGCCGAGGAAGCTGGGTATCAGTTACTTCGCAATAAGGAGGAGCTTGATAACAGTGAAGCTGAAATGCTTTTGGGTTTATTTGCAAATGATGGCCTGGAAAGAGCGGAAACAGAGCCTTCAACCTCTGCTATGACTACAAAGGCGCTGGATATTCTGAGCCGCAATGAAGATGGATTTTTTCTGATGATTGAAGGGAGTCAGATTGATTGGGGCGGCCATGGAAACAACACCGATTATGTACTCAATGAAGTGGAAGATTTTGATGCGGCCGTAAAAACAGCTCTGGATTTTGCACGCCAAGACGGTGAAACGCTGGTTGTATTAACAGCCGACCACGAAACCGGCGGAATGACATTACAGCGGCAGCGTGCTGAAGGAGATTCTTTAGAGATTTACTGGACCACCGGTTATCACACCGGAATACCTGTTCCACTGATGGCATATGGCCCGCAGGCTACCGAGTTTATGGGATGGAGAGACAATACTTACGTGGGTAAAAGAATGGCCGAATTACTGAATCTCGGTTCTCTCCCTCAAATGAAGTAA
- a CDS encoding DEAD/DEAH box helicase, producing MTFNDFDFKDELKAGLRDIGYTDPTPIQEQTIPIILQKKDIIGAAQTGTGKTGAFVIPVLQQILENPSEHTQALILSPTRELAQQIDEQIFALGYHTGISSANIIGGEDFSQQAKAIRSGVDIIVATPGRLIDQTKVLDIDFSHIKFLVLDEADRMLDMGFLPDVTKIIKKLPKERQTMLFSATMPNEIKDLANQFMNDPEKVEIAIEKPSGSIEQQAYFVDQKQKLSLVQSVLDDLKWDSCIIFCATKRGTDELERLLVKKGIKAGSIHGDRDQDERNKALHEFKSGQVPVIVATDVLARGIDIADVSLIINYDVPRAVDDYVHRIGRTGRYDKTGVAVTFVNKKDKRAFKAIQDKVGDQLEILDLPSSGKPASQDKKSSKSTSEKKRRPSESKKKSESESKKEKSDKPKPEKKKTKTKKLTQKEIAEANKKVQNLDSVDVVLKGSTAKDSKPKAKKQSSDKPKRSDNNKSSQEPVIPAERITKATKRNQNSLKPAKGLWGLIKAFFS from the coding sequence TTGACATTTAACGATTTTGACTTCAAAGACGAGCTTAAAGCCGGCTTGAGAGACATTGGCTACACAGACCCGACTCCCATACAAGAACAGACCATACCCATCATCCTTCAGAAAAAGGATATTATTGGAGCCGCACAAACGGGTACAGGTAAAACAGGAGCATTTGTTATTCCTGTACTACAACAGATTTTAGAAAATCCATCCGAACATACTCAGGCGCTGATCTTATCCCCAACCCGGGAACTGGCGCAGCAAATAGACGAACAAATTTTTGCACTGGGGTACCACACCGGTATTTCCTCTGCAAATATAATTGGGGGTGAAGACTTTTCTCAGCAAGCTAAAGCCATTCGCTCTGGTGTTGATATTATTGTTGCCACACCGGGAAGGCTGATTGATCAGACCAAGGTGCTGGACATTGACTTCAGTCACATTAAGTTTTTGGTGTTGGATGAAGCCGATCGTATGCTCGATATGGGCTTTTTACCGGATGTCACAAAAATCATCAAAAAGCTTCCTAAAGAACGACAAACAATGTTGTTCTCCGCCACGATGCCAAATGAGATCAAGGATTTGGCCAATCAGTTTATGAATGATCCTGAGAAAGTGGAAATCGCTATTGAAAAGCCATCAGGCAGTATTGAACAGCAGGCTTATTTTGTGGATCAAAAACAGAAGCTAAGTTTGGTTCAGAGTGTGCTTGATGATCTGAAGTGGGATTCTTGCATTATCTTCTGTGCTACCAAAAGAGGAACGGACGAGCTGGAACGCCTGCTGGTTAAGAAGGGGATCAAGGCCGGCAGTATTCACGGCGATCGCGATCAGGATGAAAGAAATAAAGCCCTGCATGAATTTAAAAGCGGACAGGTTCCCGTTATCGTAGCTACGGATGTATTGGCCCGTGGTATTGATATTGCGGATGTTTCTCTTATTATTAATTACGATGTACCTCGCGCCGTGGATGATTATGTGCACCGTATTGGCCGAACCGGTCGTTATGATAAGACCGGAGTTGCCGTCACATTTGTAAACAAAAAGGACAAACGTGCTTTTAAAGCCATTCAGGATAAAGTAGGGGATCAGTTGGAGATTTTAGATCTTCCATCTTCAGGTAAACCTGCTTCCCAAGATAAAAAATCATCAAAAAGTACATCAGAGAAAAAGAGACGGCCATCCGAATCGAAGAAGAAGTCTGAATCAGAGAGTAAAAAAGAAAAATCGGATAAACCGAAACCGGAAAAGAAAAAGACCAAGACCAAGAAGTTGACTCAAAAAGAGATAGCTGAAGCCAACAAAAAAGTTCAAAACCTGGATTCTGTTGACGTTGTCTTGAAAGGAAGTACTGCCAAAGATTCGAAACCGAAAGCAAAGAAACAATCGTCGGACAAACCCAAACGATCCGATAATAACAAGAGCTCTCAGGAACCGGTTATTCCTGCCGAACGCATTACCAAGGCTACCAAAAGGAATCAGAATTCACTTAAACCTGCAAAAGGTTTGTGGGGATTGATCAAGGCGTTCTTTTCATAA
- a CDS encoding FKBP-type peptidyl-prolyl cis-trans isomerase, giving the protein MGSSSSEADLSTKLDSVSYALGYQNGMFLSREGIDELEMNNYNAGINAGLSSEDGLLTQEQIRSVTSSYLQELTEMRGQENLEAGQAFLEENINKEGIQETESGLQYKVIEEGDGASPSAENTVRVHYEGKLLDGEVFDSSYDRGQPAEFPLNRVIPGWTEGVQLMKEGATYEFYIPAELAYGSRAPQGSPIGPNETLVFKVELLEVKEAASSN; this is encoded by the coding sequence ATGGGATCAAGCTCTTCCGAAGCTGACCTCAGCACCAAACTTGACAGTGTCAGTTATGCACTTGGTTACCAAAATGGAATGTTTTTGAGCCGTGAAGGCATCGATGAACTGGAAATGAATAACTACAACGCCGGAATTAATGCCGGACTATCATCAGAAGACGGACTGCTTACGCAGGAACAAATTCGTTCGGTTACCAGTAGCTACCTGCAGGAATTAACCGAAATGAGAGGCCAGGAAAACCTGGAAGCCGGTCAGGCGTTTCTTGAAGAGAACATCAACAAAGAAGGCATTCAGGAAACCGAATCCGGCCTTCAATATAAAGTGATTGAAGAAGGTGATGGAGCGTCTCCTTCCGCGGAAAACACCGTTCGCGTGCACTATGAAGGAAAATTACTGGACGGAGAAGTATTTGACAGTTCGTACGACAGAGGTCAGCCTGCTGAATTTCCTCTTAACCGTGTAATTCCGGGCTGGACAGAAGGTGTACAGCTTATGAAAGAAGGCGCCACTTACGAGTTCTATATTCCGGCCGAGCTTGCTTATGGCAGCAGAGCTCCACAGGGCAGCCCCATTGGTCCCAACGAAACGCTGGTATTTAAAGTAGAACTGCTGGAAGTAAAAGAAGCAGCAAGTTCTAATTAA
- the recD gene encoding exodeoxyribonuclease V subunit alpha: MMDVLPYLEKLLTEDLISLLELEFVRFLKQIEPDVKQEVLLAAAACIFAQQKGHVCLDFEDWKDEYLFEDVKSEIKLTDSLKKDWNKALKESSLVSSGNELQPLVLEGSRLYLHRYWKYEEELCAWLKQKAAPRLELKEKHKKAIQSVLPPANDLFEVNWQHVAVQLSFLKDLLVISGGPGTGKTFTVLNIIAAQAQAHAQQDFRIALAAPTGKAARRLSESIESGKKNLNPEVLSGIEIPESALTVHKLLGSDFRGSTFKFNEENHLPYDLVVVDEASMLDINMWVRLIRAIGPNTKLIVLGDKDQLASVEAGSILGDICGGENTFSEGVASSLRELQGIDIPVGDSTLPINDCILFLTKSYRFGENSGIQKFAEAVNASDADKAIDILKDHKLEGLSWVEPDSKAIEAVFKTYVQDHYKDYSQLPEEQRLVASHKKKILCALRRGPFGVEYMNERAERRIRRNESRIDNREWYDGRIVMATRNDSLLKVRNGEIGIYQKKGEVIEFEGDRPVRVSAARLKDYEPAFALTIHKSQGSEFDEVAIILPNQVNTVLSKEILYTAVTRARLSTLIIVKEEILRRIIERTVSRKSGVKQKLWE, from the coding sequence ATGATGGACGTCCTGCCTTACCTGGAAAAGCTGTTGACTGAAGACTTGATCTCTTTACTTGAACTGGAATTTGTGCGTTTTTTGAAGCAAATAGAGCCGGACGTAAAACAGGAAGTATTATTAGCAGCTGCCGCCTGTATTTTTGCCCAACAAAAAGGCCATGTTTGCCTTGATTTCGAAGACTGGAAGGATGAGTATTTATTCGAGGACGTTAAATCTGAGATTAAGTTAACCGATTCCTTGAAAAAAGATTGGAATAAGGCTCTGAAAGAAAGCAGCCTAGTGAGTTCGGGAAATGAACTACAACCGCTGGTTCTGGAAGGCTCTCGACTTTATCTGCATCGCTATTGGAAATATGAGGAGGAGTTGTGTGCCTGGCTGAAGCAGAAAGCTGCCCCCCGGTTGGAGTTGAAGGAGAAGCATAAGAAGGCAATCCAATCTGTTCTGCCTCCGGCTAACGACTTATTTGAAGTAAACTGGCAGCATGTAGCCGTGCAGCTCAGTTTTTTGAAAGACCTGCTCGTAATTTCCGGAGGACCCGGAACAGGAAAAACCTTCACGGTTTTGAACATTATTGCAGCCCAGGCTCAGGCGCATGCACAACAAGATTTTCGAATAGCGCTGGCAGCACCAACTGGAAAGGCAGCCCGGCGGCTTTCTGAATCGATAGAAAGTGGAAAGAAGAATTTGAACCCCGAAGTTTTATCAGGAATTGAAATTCCGGAGTCGGCCCTGACCGTCCACAAACTTCTCGGGTCTGATTTCAGAGGAAGTACATTCAAATTCAATGAAGAGAATCACCTTCCATATGATCTTGTAGTGGTAGATGAGGCTTCCATGCTTGATATCAACATGTGGGTAAGGCTGATCAGAGCTATTGGGCCAAATACCAAACTGATTGTACTGGGAGATAAGGATCAGCTGGCCTCGGTGGAAGCCGGTTCCATTCTTGGTGATATATGCGGAGGTGAGAATACTTTTTCTGAAGGTGTGGCAAGTTCTTTAAGAGAACTACAGGGGATTGATATTCCCGTTGGGGACTCAACCTTACCAATCAACGACTGTATCTTATTTCTGACAAAAAGCTATCGTTTTGGAGAAAACAGCGGTATCCAAAAATTTGCTGAAGCTGTGAATGCATCTGATGCTGATAAGGCAATTGATATACTTAAAGATCACAAATTGGAAGGTTTGTCCTGGGTTGAACCGGACAGTAAAGCAATAGAAGCAGTTTTTAAAACCTATGTGCAGGATCACTATAAGGATTACAGCCAGCTTCCGGAAGAGCAGAGACTGGTCGCTTCACATAAGAAAAAGATTCTCTGTGCCCTCAGGAGAGGGCCATTCGGTGTTGAGTACATGAATGAACGAGCAGAGCGGAGAATACGAAGAAATGAAAGCAGGATAGATAACCGCGAATGGTATGATGGCCGGATTGTAATGGCTACCCGTAATGACTCATTATTAAAAGTAAGGAATGGCGAAATTGGTATATATCAGAAAAAAGGGGAGGTCATTGAGTTTGAAGGAGATCGTCCGGTCAGGGTCTCAGCCGCCCGTTTAAAAGACTATGAACCCGCATTTGCGCTTACTATCCACAAAAGCCAGGGCTCTGAATTTGATGAAGTAGCCATCATATTGCCAAATCAAGTAAATACAGTGCTTTCGAAAGAGATTCTTTATACAGCTGTAACAAGAGCAAGGCTGAGCACTCTTATCATTGTTAAGGAAGAAATTTTAAGGAGAATAATTGAACGAACTGTTTCAAGAAAAAGCGGTGTAAAACAGAAGTTGTGGGAGTAG